One stretch of Strix uralensis isolate ZFMK-TIS-50842 chromosome 17, bStrUra1, whole genome shotgun sequence DNA includes these proteins:
- the LOC141951421 gene encoding coiled-coil domain-containing protein 183-like translates to MAATRAAGLKGRGRSTSSIQGRKAKLSQHAQELRTIIASQVPSCPPEQEKKATLQFCEEELHQKRELLAHLREAVRDVRAPSGVQKVAQEKLQAEIYARVNTCNMLLYQVRQRSRARDELQRRLRWLQAVEKQDKQHQEQLQVVRQLENSIEKMLMKVHAGQKVTALYLEVRDVLRKELAHLPPHLDLLCGTAELYDGELEDVELMAADALRAAAATKEDLKKVETQLRADREFRYRSQAAQEGHVEEGRERHLREQAGHNLATDFSNLHLQDPLAGTQLEATKSQIEHEAWVATKMEKAKAAVPCSHLWGMAGRFLAQQKSSAELEQYLQQCKEKEQALKDTLRKLELEHAELKFRQPPNTHRKLEEELRRKLQQEEARREQMRAQMLRDEDLLFQIENATNNLVVLLRGITVPGQDSSAKAQGVHEKLQHCRQRLQYLVQRVDSLPRNSHSLDEDDKAFVKVRNLLEKTMAEDPQNLKISLEETENPPAFDDQDHDLVLTREDIKKQGLRLIETSKKHGKK, encoded by the exons ATGGCTGCCACACGCGCGGCGGGGCTGAAGGGCCGAGGCAGGAGCACCAGCTCCATACAGGGCCGGAAGGCAAAGCTCAGCCAGCACGCCCAGGAGCTGCGCACCATCATCGCCTCGCAAG TACCTTCGTGTCctccagagcaagagaagaaGGCTACCCTGCAGTTCTGCGAGGAAGAGCTCCACCAGAAGAGAGAGCTTCTCGCACACCTGCGTGAGGCGGTGAGGGATGTCCGTGCCCCGAGCGGCGTCCAGAAG GTGGCCCAGGAGAAGCTCCAGGCCGAAATCTATGCCCGGGTTAACACCTGCAACATGCTGCTGTACCAAGTAAGGCAGCGGAGCCGAGCCCGGGACGAGCTGCAGAGGCGGCTGCGGTGGCTGCAGGCTGTCGagaagcaggacaagcagcaccaggagcagctgcag GTGGTTCGCCAGCTGGAGAACAGCATCGAGAAGATGCTCATGAAAGTCCACGCTGGACAGAAGGTGACCGCCCTGTACCTGGAGGTGCGGGATGTCCTGAGAAAG GAGCTGGCCCACCTGCCTCCGCACCTGGACCTCCTGTGTGGGACAGCCGAGCTGTACGATGGGGAGCTGGAAGACGTGGAGCTCATGGCTGCGGATgccctcagagctgctgctgcaaccaAG GAGGACCTGAAGAAGGTGGAAACCCAGCTGCGGGCGGACAGAGAGTTCAGGTACCGCTCCCAGGCTGCGCAGGAGGGGCACGTGGAGGAAGGCAGGGAAAGGCATCTGAGAGAG CAAGCCGGGCACAACCTCGCCACGGACTTCTCGAACCTGCACCTGCAGGACCCTCTTGCGG gcacCCAACTGGAGGCCACCAAGTCCCAGATAGAGCACGAGGCCTGGGTCGCCACAAAGATGGAGAAGGCCAAGGCTGCGGTGCCATGCTCCCACCTCTGG GGCATGGCTGGCAGGTTCCTGGCACAGCAGAAGTCCTCGGCGGAGCTGGAGCAGTATCTCCAGCAGtgcaaggagaaggagcaggcacTGAAGGACACGCTGAggaagctggagctggagcacgCTGAGCTGAAGTTTCGCCAGCCCCCCAACACCCACAG gaagctggaggaggagctgaggaggaagTTGCAGCAGGAGGAGGCTCGGCGGGAGCAGATGCGAGCCCAGATGCTGAGGGACGAGGATCTGCTGTTCCAGATTGAAAATGCCACCAACAACCTTGTTGTCCTTCTGCGTGGCATCACCGTGCCCGGCCAG GACTCTTCTGCCAAGGCCCAGGGGGTGCACGAGAAGCTCCAGCACTGTAGGCAGAGGCTGCAGTACCTGGTGCAGCGTGTGGACAGCCTGCCCCGCAACAGCCACAGCCTCGATGAGGACGACAAG GCTTTTGTGAAGGTCAGAAACCTCCTGGAGAAGACGATGGCGGAGGATCCCCAGAACCTGAAGATTTCCTTGGAGGAGACAGAGA acCCCCCTGCTTTTGATGATCAAGACCACGACCTTGTCCTCACCCGGGAAGACATCAAGAAGCAGGGGCTGCGCCTGATTGAAACCAGCAAGAAACATGGCAAGAAGTAG